A DNA window from Helianthus annuus cultivar XRQ/B chromosome 15, HanXRQr2.0-SUNRISE, whole genome shotgun sequence contains the following coding sequences:
- the LOC110911121 gene encoding AP2-like ethylene-responsive transcription factor ANT, producing MKFMNNSNNTTVNNDNNTNNNWLGFSLSPHINTNPTTSTMEGSPLPPPSSSNPTTYFNLPSHFNYTNMYGVEGENGNGIYTAFPIMPLKSDGSLCLMEAITRSQSQGMVTSAPPKLENFFGGVTMGTPDFDRGGGATMGLGLDSSTMYYNQNLDHQETLQHNYRHQQNYPDYSSFKPMYQSVQQEVKEDHLSTDNLHLPTIGEDDDITGMKNWISRNYHTGVSGDHGGGYGDLQSLSLSMSFGCSQPSPCVTASPRQEVVPAANVTDCVVMDTKKRGSEKVDQQKQIVHRKSLDTFGQRTSQYRGVTRHRWTGRYEAHLWDNSCKKEGQSRKGRQVYLGGYDMEEKAARAYDLAALKYWGPATHINFPLENYEQEIVEMKNMSRQEYVAHLRRRSSGFSRGASVYRGVTRHHQHGRWQARIGRVAGNKDLYLGTFSTQEEAAEAYDVAAIKFRGVNAVTNFDISRYNVEKIMASNTLLAGELARRTKEVDTTTTNELLSDQLLAHNSEPKTILSDPTADMNMLDWKMTLYDQNRTRPAGLEGDDHSSKLGPHLSNTSSLVTSLSSSREHSPDRNNNLPMVLETPTSSGSRFLGNPSGNTWVPTAVTATQMRSHIPVFAAWTDA from the exons ATGAAGTTTatgaacaacagcaacaacacaACAGTCAACAATGACAACAACACAAACAACAACTGGTTGGGCTTCTCTCTTTCTCCTCATATAAACACAAATCCCACAACTTCAACCATGGAAGGCTCTCCACTTCCTCCTCCTTCTTCTTCAAACCCCACAACTTATTTTAATCTTCCATCTCATTTCAACTACACAAACATGTATGGAGTTGAAGGTGAAAATGGCAATGGGATTTACACTGCTTTTCCCATCATGCCCTTGAAGTCTGATGGTTCCCTTTGTTTGATGGAAGCCATCACAAGATCACAATCACAag GAATGGTTACTTCAGCTCCACCAAAACTTGAGAATTTTTTTGGTGGTGTAACAATGGGGACCCCTGACTTTGACAGAGGGGGTGGAGCTACAATGGGTCTTGGTTTAGATAGCAGTACAATGTACTACAACCAAAATCTTGATCATCAAGAGACTCTACAACACAACTACAGGCATCAACAAAACTATCCAGATTACTCTAGTTTCAAACCTATGTACCAAAGTGTACAACAAGAAGTCAAGGAGGATCATCTTTCTACAGATAACCTTCATCTACCAACTattggtgaagatgatgacatcaCTGGCATGAAGAACTGGATTTCAAGAAACTATCATACTGGTGTCAGTGGTGATCATGGTGGTGGTTATGGAGATCTACAGTCACTTAGCTTGTCAATGAGCTTTGGTTGTTCACAACCATCCCCATGTGTGACTGCATCACCACGGCAGGAAGTTGTACCTGCTGCTAATGTCACTGACTGTGTGGTTATGGATACAAAGAAAAGAGGGTCTGAGAAAGTTGACCAACAAAAGCAAATTGTTCATAGGAAATCTTTGGATACGTTTGGTCAAAGAACCTCTCAGTATAGAGGTGTTACCAG GCATAGATGGACTGGTAGATATGAAGCACATTTGTGGGATAACAGCTGCAAAAAAGAAGGCCAAAGCAGGAAGGGAAGACAAG TTTATCTGG GTGGTTATGATATGGAAGAGAAAGCTGCTAGAGCTTATGATTTAGCTGCACTCAAGTATTGGGGTCCTGCAACTCACATCAATTTTCCA TTGGAGAACTATGAGCAAGAAATTGTGGAAATGAAGAACATGTCTAGACAAGAATATGTAGCTCACTTGAGAAG GAGAAGCAGTGGTTTCTCTAGGGGAGCCTCAGTCTATAGAGGAGTAACAAG ACACCATCAACATGGCCGATGGCAAGCGCGGATAGGCCGTGTGGCGGGGAACAAGGATCTTTACTTAGGCACATTTA GCACCCAAGAAGAAGCTGCTGAGGCTTATGATGTGGCTGCCATTAAATTTCGAGGCGTTAATGCAGTTACAAATTTCGACATTTCAAGGTATAACGTCGAAAAGATCATGGCGAGTAATACCCTTTTAGCCGGTGAACTAGCTAGGAGAACCAAAGAAGTAGACACCACAACCACAAATGAGCTCTTATCAGACCAACTACTAGCACATAATAGTGAACCCAAGACTATATTAAGTGATCCCACCGCGGACATGAACATGTTGGATTGGAAAATGACACTCTATGATCAAAACCGGACCAGGCCTGCAGGGCTCGAGGGGGATGATCACTCCTCTAAACTTGGACCACATTTATCAAATACTTCTTCTTTGGTGACTAGTTTGAGCAGCTCCAGAGAACATAGCCCAGATAGAAACAACAATCTCCCAATGGTTCTTGAAACTCCAACATCGTCTGGTTCTAGGTTTCTTGGTAATCCATCTGGAAACACATGGGTTCCAACAGCAGTAACAGCAACCCAAATGAGGTCTCATATACCAGTATTTGCTGCATGGACAGATGCATGA